The Desulfatiglans sp. DNA window ATGGTTTCAAGACAAAGGCCATAGGTTCTGTTGATAAGCCCTATAAGATTACCTTTCTATCATATCCTGAAACAGTGGAGAGCCTCAATATCAGGAAGGCGCAGCGTGTAAGCTGCTTTATACCTGCCACCATGGAAATCAACAAAAGGCAGATCAAGGGGCTCGTAATGGAGATCAGCCGGAGCGGGACTCGTTTCAGGATATCGTCCATCCCGGAGCTGATCCGGGAGGTGACTATAAATGAACCTATCAGGATATCCTTCCCCTTGCTGGGGTTTGAAGGCATACAGAATTTTAAGGGGATTATAAAAAGTGTGAACAGTGATTCTGAAGGTTTATATTTTGGAATCCAGTTTGAAGATATAAAGCCGGGTGTAGAGAGCATGATAGATGGTTATGTGAGGGATGTTCTTGATATTCATTAATTTCTAAGGAGGATTACACATGAAGGTTCTAGCTATAAACGGCAGCCCGCGTAAGGACGGAAATACAGCCATAATGCTTAAGACAGTCCTTGATGTCCTTGAGAAAGAGGGGATTGAAACAGGGCTCTATCAGTTTTCAGGTAAATCAATACATGGCTGCAAGGCATGTATGGGATGTTTTAAGAATAAGGACATGCGCTGCACATTTAATGATGATTTCAATGAAGTCTTTGCAAAAATGGCTGAGGCAGATGGCATTATTCTGGGTTCACCCACCTATTTTACAGATGTTACATCAGAGATGAAAGGGCTCATTGACAGGGCAGGATTTGTCTCATTCGCAAACGACAGGTGTTTCAGGCGTAAAACCGGTGCCGCAGTAGTTGCTGTGAGAAGGGCAGGGAGTACCCATGTATTTGATACCCTTAATCACTTCTTTTTTATCACAGAGATGAT harbors:
- a CDS encoding flagellar brake protein encodes the protein MEKKEKLALVLGIELTMQIEGMEEKFRSILVGIESPDYLMVRMQIPTRFRNQIDKGTVFIVRYVYLGNVYGFKTKAIGSVDKPYKITFLSYPETVESLNIRKAQRVSCFIPATMEINKRQIKGLVMEISRSGTRFRISSIPELIREVTINEPIRISFPLLGFEGIQNFKGIIKSVNSDSEGLYFGIQFEDIKPGVESMIDGYVRDVLDIH
- a CDS encoding flavodoxin family protein, yielding MKVLAINGSPRKDGNTAIMLKTVLDVLEKEGIETGLYQFSGKSIHGCKACMGCFKNKDMRCTFNDDFNEVFAKMAEADGIILGSPTYFTDVTSEMKGLIDRAGFVSFANDRCFRRKTGAAVVAVRRAGSTHVFDTLNHFFFITEMMVPGSSYWNMGIGREKGEVEKDEEGLRTMKVLGENMAWMMKKLYS